Within Limanda limanda chromosome 17, fLimLim1.1, whole genome shotgun sequence, the genomic segment AAAGTTCATTTAAACTGTTTTCCTTCCCCCACCACAGCTATCAGTGTAACTatgagaaaatgtgtttgattaACTCCCACAATTAAAAGCGTCGGAAtgtttgactttaaaaaaaacaagaactcTTTTATATCAAGATATCAGAAGCTCTGTAAACAGACGGACTTCTTTCCCCCGGTACTTCCCAGATCGGAACTGGTTAGTCGTGGTTCAGAGAGAGCAGAAGGAATGAGGAAGTGAGTCTACTGCTTTTTGACCTGCTTCTTTAAGCATCAGAAAAAGGTCGGGTTTGAACCAAGAGCAGAAGCAACATCAACAAACAGTGTAGAGGGATgaggtttttatatttattgaaaaagATTTGCTTTGAAATTCATTTTCTTCAGCCCGAACTCTTGTGACAGTTGGAAATAAGTTTTAGTATATTCATGTTACAGGCTGTTTTGTGCAGGAGACGCAGATACAAATGAATTTGGCTGCGTTCGGTGTGCACACCCTTAACAGAGGTTGGTggtgtagagagacagagagagagagagagagtggaggactGGTGGCACTGGTCGGGGAGTGAGGTGATTTCCTGTAGAGATCAAATAAGATCCCTGCCTAaacacaaacaactccactAGACAATGAGATTCCAAAATtagtcctctctccttctgcaACTGTGCTTTCCCTCTGTTGTGATCGATGGATATATTCTTTTGTATTTACAGACATTACAACTAAACCTAAGTCGTATTACAATacagaataataaaatagaaatacaatCTTCACACTTTACAAATCCACAAGGGATTAAGACGCATACAGACAATCTTTGAGTAAAGTATGGACACATAAATCTATCTAAGTTTAGTAGAGAGGGTTAAATCCtaatgcagctgcagcacacactgtgAATTCCACTGTTGGATCTCATTTGTTGTTGGTTAATCTCATTATAGTTTTAAATTTCATTAGTCACATTAAAACCACCGGCTGAACTAACAGCTCCAAGTGGTTGAGAATAATTCTGTTGGAAATCAAGTTGAAGAAGAAGATAACTGAGAAAGCAGCGTTTCTCTGAGACCTGTTGGTATTCAACCCTGTTTTCAAGTGCCACAGTTCCCTCTCATGCACCACACAGCCTGAGTGACAGGTCCACAGAGAGTAAAAGAGAGAAGTGCCGCTCACAAGAACGAGCACAGCCActggagcgagggaggaagaggcGGCGGGGGGGCGAGTAACGTCTGGTTTCcacacagtttttgtttaagtgTCTGTACTTCTGTTTCATATACGTACTCCGAACCCCCAGTGTTCCACGAAGGGAAAGCGTTTCTTTTTTAGATAGACAGAATTAGGTCATGGaagaaattattaataaatttACAGTTCCCTTTACAGTTGATCAGTAAGTTTGAGCCTGTGTGGGTGCTAGTGTGTTTGAGTGCGTACCTGTGGTGTGGTGATGATGACAGCTCCATCGACGTGGGTGGAGCTGAGGTACTGGACTATTGACAGGTGCTCATCAGAGGTGCCGGGGGGTGTGTCCACGATAAGGTAATCCAACTCCCCCCAGTCAACGTCCCTCAAAAACTGCTTGATCATCCCTGATGGACACGGACACAGGTTACAGTGGAGCGACATGGTGGGAAACTCAAAactaattcacacacacacacacacacacacacaaaccattcTTCTTGGGTCCTCTCCAGATCACAGCATCATCAGGGCTACTGAGCAGGAAGCCGATAGACATGACCGCCAGGTTGTCGTCCAcatactgaaacacacacagacacacacacacagacacacacattatttacaATGTGCATAATGATTCTGAATCACAAGTAGCCTGAAGTGAGTTGAATTGTTTGAACGGACTCACCACAGGAGACCAGCCTGAGCCGCTCTGGTGAACCTGCGCACAAAACAAGATTAACAAACACTCTGCACTGATTATTATAtctaataataacatttattattaacCTCCACTTACTTGTTCTCCCTCCAAGCCCATCATCCTTGGAATGGATGGACCACAGATATCTACATCCAGCAGGGCGacctattaaaaacacaagaggagagagaacaaaCAGACTATGACTGCTCGGAGATAacataacagaaataaataatgtgatttGAAAAATTTAATATGGTTAAACCGTGTCTGCAGTGACCTCTAGTGGCACGGAGATGATTTCTAAATTGTACCTCCTTTGAGCTGTCGCTGGCCAGAGCGTGGGCCAGGTGGGCGCTGAACGTGCTCTTCCCCACTCCTCCTTTCCCGGACAGAACCAGGATCTTGTGTTTGACCGTCGACATCTTCAATCCTATCTCTGCTATGGCTGAGAGACGGGAGGAAGGTGAGCTGGTTATTTATGAATCAGAGATGACCATGAGTCCCTAGAATTAAAATACACCACTAATCCGATATGTTAGACTGACAGACCCCTAATTCATATTACAAATAGCATAATACCAAGAGGTGCTGAGTCTTACCGGGGTCTGGGGCCTTGGTGGCTCCTGAAGCGCACAGATTCTGGTTGGGGCAGCCCTCGCATGACGAAGACTTTCCTGCTTGCTCACTTGTTGTACCTGGGCAATCTGAAAGAAATGAACCATAAACACAATATATTtatcaaaacattaaaaactaaatcagACACGTATGTAAAGAAAGCATTTGTAACTCGTGGCCTCAGATTCGTCCATGACTTGACATTCTTTCTTGCTGgtgagtgaatgtgtttttgcaaGAAATCTGCTGCAGCACTGGTTGCAAACCATTAGCAGGAGATTGGTAATTTGTGACCTGGAGTTTGAGAAGGTGTagctgttttgttgtttctttctaCAATATGCAAAGtccattttaattttcattcaCAGGTGCTGAGCGGTTTTGCACCAATTATAAATCTacgtgcagcactttctctaccaatcacacagctgtcaggggcaattttTGTTTGCATActgggggagactgggattgaaccactgaccctctggttagtggacctCCTGAGGCCCAAAGGTACAGGGTCAGGTTCTCTTCAAATGTACAAGTCCCAGAGGAGAGATGGTGGAATCATTAACCACAGTTCACAGATGAATGAGATGACTTTAACAACGCGGgtttaaaaagagaagaaaccaGATAACTGATGGATGAAATGTGCTGAGTCACAGAGAAACGTGGTCTTCGTCCACATGGACTCTGGACACTGACGGTTGTGTGACTCAGCAAAAAAAATGTCCCTGtgacatttcattaaaaatatacacaataaTCCAGAGAAGCTAATTTCACGTGTTCAGGCAACAAATTAGCTAATTATTCAACGTGTTTTGATCCATTGACGTTTATTTAAATACTGGCGTCACTAAACTTCATCATTCAACAAACGATTTATTATTGATTGTCTAAATGAAACAGATCAGCCCTGCACTTCCGGGTGTGAGAATCCTAACTAAAATGAATCATCCGGGAttaaaaagtaaacaaacatggatatttagtttgtgttgttgacaGAAAAGCAGAGGTCTTAAAAACACAatcccacagagagagaaggtttCAAACCGCTTCATCGTAAAGTGATTCAAACACGTTGGATGAGAAAAGCATTGatcaatttaaatctaatttacatttaatataaatgtaacttttaagAAACTCACGTTCAAGAGCATTATCTGGTACGTCTGCCATCTTTACACCAGTGTCCCACCGTTAATGTCTTCCCCCTCTATGGTTCCGGGTGCGCGCAGCACGAAACTCCCCGACAGAACCCGAACCCCTGGAAACAAtaatagactgtaaataaaaatgaatcatCATAACTGTGAGGAAATATACACACTTATATCTgatcttatttgtttttctaatgaatttgactgtttttttgGCGCCATATTGAATTCATTCTTACAATACATGTATGAATTACTGTGAggccttttgttttttattgtttgcgtTTTGTgtattatgtgtgtttttggtgttttggtgtttatttttaaaataacaacaaaacttaacaaaaaagtaaaaatgtttgagattcagtatgtaggtatcAGAGAGCTCCTggacacaggcatatcagtctctctctgaacttgagcaaagtgtttttacagtactttgaagtatcctgaaattatctattttctacagtgaaaatcctgaaatgatctattccacagtgaaaatgttggactttaatttgaaaaatgtccAAATCTATAGAGTAAAATTACTTGAGATGGAAAAAACTGTTGCCACTGGGGGACGCTGTTGATTCAGTTAAACCAGaaacaatcagacacacacatacacatacacacagacacacacacacacacacacacacacacacacacacacacacacacacatgcatacgtAGACGAGGCAACAGTTTTGAAAATTagg encodes:
- the nubp1 gene encoding cytosolic Fe-S cluster assembly factor nubp1, with amino-acid sequence MADVPDNALEHCPGTTSEQAGKSSSCEGCPNQNLCASGATKAPDPAIAEIGLKMSTVKHKILVLSGKGGVGKSTFSAHLAHALASDSSKEVALLDVDICGPSIPRMMGLEGEQVHQSGSGWSPVYVDDNLAVMSIGFLLSSPDDAVIWRGPKKNGMIKQFLRDVDWGELDYLIVDTPPGTSDEHLSIVQYLSSTHVDGAVIITTPQEVSLQDVRKEIRFCQKVKLPIIGVVENMSGFVCPKCKNTSQIFPPTSGGAEQMCADLNLPLLGKVPLDPRIARSCDEGKSFLSEVPDSPVAKALQSIVQSIQDYCSSHVTEEQGAT